AGAAACTGTTCACTGTTTGTCTTCAGTCAACAACTGTTAAtcaaaaatggatttaaaaaacaaagcagcttcATTTTGGGCACTTTTTTTGACAACGgattggttttgtttgtttttttaaaccaaattttTAGCAAGCAAACATACAATTCGGCTCATGGCATCATCTAAACCCACATAAAGAGGAGAATTTCAAACCAAGTTTAAAGATAAATTAAATCAAAGAGCAGCAAGGGGTTATGAAACATGTTAAAATATACATTCCAGAAACAAGTATCACTACATGTCCATTTgcaattcaaacaaaaacatcaaacatgaaaaatctaATTAAGTTAAATTAAAGTAAGCAGTAAGCAGAGAGTGGTGACCAAGCAACAGTTGAGACTTACTCCTGTGACTCTCAGGACTCCTTCCACTGAGGAGAAAAGAAGGTAAAGAAGCCCAACAGCTACCAGCCGATGAACCGTGGTACCCAACCTGGGCCTGATCAAGAGGGAGGGAATAAACATCCAGTTATATTCAGAAATGATCTGAGTTGAGTATTAGTGGGATAGCCTGCAAACAGTAATGACTTCTCATTTGAGAAATGCCGAGTCAACTCACTTGACTATTCCGTAGCCGAGGCTGACGATGAGGACGAGGATCCGAGCTAAAGATCTTTTGAGCGCAGAGAGAAGCTCAGCGAAAATCACCGCACCCAGAACTGCAACGACAAACAAACATAATGATGATTACAGCAGACTACAGGTGGATTTTTACCAAtgtgtttgtcttttccagCTTTGTTAGCTGATATTTGCACGTAGGTTTTCCATTTAACCCTTCCTGTTGTCTgaatttacaggcaccaaaaaaatattgtttctttgaaaaaaaaatgaaaaattctgcaaaaaaattccccaaatttctgaaaatttgcaaaatcttcaggaaaaatttccaataattccttaaaagttttctttaaaaattatatatatatatatatatatatatatatatatacatacatataaaagaaaaacaaattcttGTAAATCTTATCaaaaaattgagcaaaaatcttccaaaaaaatcctccaaaaaagtgattccatatataccaataaaacttctaatattttctttaagaacattcacaaaaaatcaaccaaaatccagcgaaattcgctggattttggttgatttttttgtgaatattcttaaagaaacatttttaacatttcttttttcccaccaaaaaaaaattttcaaaaatttcccaaaaatgttgaaaaagtggacatcagaagtttcactgtaaaaacatatttttttccacattttcaaactttaaaacgggtcaatttgacccacaggacgacatgagggttaacgGCAGAGAAAACCGACATCGATAATGCGGATATCATTGCGCATCCTGACGAAAGAAGCAATAAAGTAAATACTAGAAACAACAAAACGTGTCAAACTGGCCGACCGTAGTCTCCTTTGTAGCGGATGCTCTGGTACTCGGAGTAGAACACGGCTTTCTCCAGCATGCCGAGGATGATGACGGCTCCGATCCAGAACTGGATCCTCAGCAGGTCCCTCCAATAACAGGCGCACCAGAAAAGCCAGAGGGCCCCGAACAGAACGTAGACGATGCACATGACCATGAAGAACTGTGAGGGccagaagagacacaaacaggcTCAGATTCATCTTCAAGGACTTCTGAAGACTAAGATCCTCTTCTCCTCAACAACTAAATATGTCTATAGATGACAAATATTACAGCCAGCGGGTCCCTTTCCTCCAGATCTATTACAATTATAATATTTGAACTATGAAGGCACTCCGGTACAAATGTTTTATGCAAGTTTAAAGCTTCGAATAGTTTACAGAGGACCAAAAACTGGGTTATTTCATCTCAAATCACCAGCAGCATTCTGCTCCACCAGCTCTGATTTGCTGCAAACTTTTTATCATAAactacagatatttaaaatggCATCAGTGATATTTTAGAATGACATGTGGagataattttattttgaaaattaccCCTTGTCTGCTTTCACACATTCAAACTGTGACTATTTGTAAACTCCGGAACTCTTTTCTACTCACACTGGACCATCTACCAAATACTTCAAagttcaatttttcatttttgtgaccaattATTTCCTAATATAAGGTATTCTTAATGTTTTGGTTGATAGTATTTGTGACATGCGGCTACATacggttcagaaaatatcactagtgtGCTCAAATTTGTGCTCAAAGACTGAACTTTTCATGCTGGCTACAATTTTTGTTCACATCCATAATCAGAGCCTATTTAATCAACTTGTccaaaaatgcagattttgaaTTAATGTCATGATgataaataacagtgaaaatgtcaggtttttatctgtaatagttcctgagataatGTCGTTCAAACAGGCTCAAatttaaatgacttaaaaaaaaaaacatgaaagctgGCTGACAGGAAATAACTGTattcaatatgttaagctaaaatttcacaaatatgtttattatgaatatccatattttatgcatttaacTCAAACACGGGTGGGCAAAAATGGCTCTataaatgtgatgatttaaCTGAAGCAGCTAATTCTTCAGTTAAAGGTGaataattattattacaaaAGTTCAGTTACGTACCATCATCTGGGGCCAGTCTGCTGGAGACGAGTAGTCATGTGGTCCTTTCATCTCCACTTTCACTggtgaaagaaaagaagaaaacaaatctcATGCTCAGActtcttttaaaaactaaacatcTACTAATCTTTTCATGCAAAATGGTTGATTTCTCACTCGTAAAAGCAAAGTTGAGCTGCTCTGCTGCGATGTCTTCATCCTCAGGGCTACGAAACAAACACTGAACCTTCACTATGAACAGATATGGACTGTCCTCCCAGGCTTTAGCCACCGCACTCTGATCCTAAAAGAAGGTGATTTACAGCTTTGAATCTGGTGAACAAACAGATTTTAGGTATGCAAAGAACTCTGAGTATCTGAAAAGACATCAGACAGAACTGGAAGTTtctgagaaaaccaaaatattgCAGGATTATTTGCCTCTAAATGATAAAGCTACcaatataaaagataaaaacacgTCTTACCGGCTTGTCGGGCCACGTGAGACTCTGATTCGACGGGTCACTCTaagaacaaaagtaaaaattGGTGCTTTGTGATGCTTGTTGACATGGACATTGATTTCAGGGTTAGACAGTGATGTCAATGAGATCAATCACTCACCTTTGGGCTGGAAAGCGGCTGATAAGGGTTGAAGTCTGTGTAATATGCctataaaaaagtaaaagtaaatacATGCATTTACAAAGTGATATCAAGAAGTTTAGATATAAGAAACATATAGAAAGCAACAACCGTAACtgatttaattttcactttGTGCAGCgatactctgctcccagtgctcctgccacatttgGAAGGTTTTCAGGCgcaatttttactttttttaaaggCACAGTCTTGTGCATTATATATGTACTTATGTGTACAAAcactgtgtttatttgtggtacTGTTAGATACTGTCTTTTCCACAGACCTTCGGTGCGAAGAGGGAGGAGCAGTTTTCAAAGAACATGTATCCTTGACTGTAGAATCCGCTCCAGCCGTCTTTCAACATGTGGTCCATACCAAACATGTTCCTCGCCTTGTTGTCCTTCAGAGGAATacgagagaaaaataaattacagcaTGCATTCAACTGAATATTTAAAGTTATGATTCTCTAAACAGGCAGGTTAGTACCTAAAAGATGACATAAAGTGGCATTCAATGTAGAAAAAGAAGTATTTTACAGAATataacagcagcaaaaacaaactgtttactaACAGTTACATGGAGGAACAGAAGATAAACCTACATCTACTGTAGAATACTGGAGGACTAATTGTGGAGTTGGTTGATTTTAAGATCCAACATTCAGTTTTTCTGAATTATCAGTATCATTATCTTTTTAAACAAATGCCTAATAAGGGACAAAACTTTAAACATGCACCACTTTGTCTCTGATGCAGCTGCCTTTCTCTATATGTAGTCAACTCTTCTACCAGTAAAGAATCTCATCATGAAACCGAACCACTCACTCACTTACGCCCTCAGCAGGTTAGAAATAAAGGTCACCTCCTTGGACTCCTTCCCTCACCCCtgtatgaatgttcttaaataaacatttttaacatttctttttttccactaagagttcccaaaaatgtagaaaatgtgggcatcacaagtttcactgtgaaaacatatttttgttttcccacattttcaaactttaaaacgacacgagggttaacggCCAAACAGACGGTAAAATTCGCTACTCACTGGTGTGTTAAAGACTTCATTATAGCAAACGGACGATCGCAGGTACCAGCTGATGTTGAAGGCCAAGGCTCTGTCGCATGACGCTGGGTCACCCTGGACTGCAGAGACGGAACAGAAAAGTAGATTACTAATCAGTTCCCACCAGCTGTTACAGATGTTCAAagccttcctgctgctgcttttcactTTTTTGCGCGCACGCTTTTTCCCCCTGACCTTCCTCGACTTCAAAAGGTTGAATTTCCAAACGTCACGCTGCTGCATCCTGGTCGTTTTTCTGCACAAATCCCTCCCACCTCTACAGTAAAATGGATTTCTCCCTCTGTGACTGGAAGATGCTGATGCAAACTGGCATTTCTAAAGAGAAGAGGTAGTCTTTGATTCTGCGAAACTGACAACAAAACCTGACATTTTCCTTTGAACAGTTGTAGATTTCACAGCAGCTgtgctaaaaataaaactaccTGGGTTCTGTCTAGTGTCTTATCAGCAGGAATAAAGATTTCCGCCatactaataaataaaactgccaCTCAGTATGATTTTAGGGTAATTTTAGAGCTGTAACTTGTAATAATATTGATAACTGATACATTTGATAATTATTTTCTGTtgataatttattgtttttaatgatatccttaatttttcttgttttatcctattccaaaaccaaaaaacatctaATTTACTATCCTATAtgacaaagagaagaagaaaaacatcacaattaaccctcctgttgttctcatttacgggcaccaaaagtattgtttcctcgtctgaaaaaaatccaaaaatgcagcaaaaaaattcctcaaatttctgaaaatttgcaaaaccttcaggaaaaaaattccaataattccttaaaagttacatttcaaaaaatcctccaaatctGGTaagaaaattctgtaaaaatttgaaaaaatgagtcaaaagtttccaaatgaatccaaaaaatatctaaagtgattacatatacatcagtaaaactgctaatgttttctttcagaagattcacaaaaaatcaaccgaaatccagcgaaattcgctggatttcggttgatttttttgtgaatcttcttaaagaaacatttttttccaccaaaaatgttcaaaaatttccccaaaatgttgaaaatgtggacatccaaagtttcactgtgaaaaattttttttttcccacattttcaaacttcaaaacgggtcaattttgacctgcaggacgacacaagcGTTAAAAgtaatttctgcattttccAGCACAGTTGCTCATTAATTTCCCTTATTGATCTGCTACAGCTCTACTTTCCTGAAAATTAAAGGTGCTTTTCACACAACCCTCCACAAAAATCAGCAAACTGAGAGCAGGTAAAGCAGGTGAAGCCGAGCAGACGCACATTTTTCACCACAGTACAATCTGTCCGGTGCAGATAAGACACTTTCCCACAGTATTTATCATTTCAAACGCTGgcattttgttttgcagtgcCAAGAGGTTCCCTGTGCAGCTTTTCCAGGAAAATCTAGCCTGCAGGTTGCAGGACGTCTGGCTTATCCGTAATGTTTGGAGTTCAGCCACAAACACACGGTGGGAGGTGAATTTCAGCACAACAAAGCCGCTCAGGCCgacatttaaatgtgaaaccCGGTGGTCCTGGTGATTTTTCAACAAGATTGGATCCTTGTGATAGtagagctgctgtttcttttaatttagTTTGTAAATTAAAACCAACTTGAGGCGTTTTGGATCTGAATCAAACGGAGAAAGGCCAAATCTCTCATTCCTCTGGCACCGAATGAAAACCTCAAAACACAAAGAGCTTTTCTGCACTTAACCAATTTCCTGAACTGTTGTGATGACCTGGATCAAATGCAAAAGACAAATTTTGATTGCGGTTTGTCGTTGCTTTTTTAATTTAGTCACCAACTAATGCCAGAATAAACATCACCGATATCATCAAGTGCTAATTTAGGCATTCAGTGTCTGTGCTTCAAGGAAATGCTCTCTATAGTCACAATTTGGAGACAATATTaattttttctgacagataccGCATTTTGATTTGTGGCTTAAGTTTCTAAAGTAAAGCTTTAGTTCAATATTGACCgtgaaatacatttaaaaacatgtaaGTCAGCAATATTACATGAGATACCATCAAAAATGTGACTGTCACACACACCACTGACTTAACAGTTTAGATTCTGGGTCAAAAGTGCACTACAGGAAATATATCTAAGATTGCAGCTTTGGTGATTTGCTAAATGCAATTTTTGTTTAAAACCGGAATTTGATGTCGACCAATTATTCAGTCCGAGCAAATAATATCCCACCAAAAAGACATACATAATGTTAGTTGAGCAGCACAATAGAGCATTTAAAGTGTAATGTAATCAAGCAAATTAACTCAGACGCATTATGCTACAATTTCTTTGCAGCTTGATACAAAAAACTTGCATTCTTCTCATTTTTCATAATTAATCTGCAACAGAAGTCTGTCTGAAAGAGGAATTTATAATCTTTTAATTACAACATATAGTTTGTTGACATGAAggttccacacatgcacatgaaaaATAACAAGGAACATTAgagaaacacttaaaaaaaaacgagatctggttggaaaaagaaaaacaacatcagtTGGATGGAAGTATTTCATCTGCATAAAGGATGCTGTTGAACAAAAACAGCGTCtctgtctgcaaaaaaaaaaaaaaaacaacactctgGATGCCTCTGCCAGCGTCATACTGGAATAAAAAGCTTACGAACAGCTTTTGTCTGCTTTcagaaaatgactttttaaaatttcgaTGCAGAGGCACTTACGAACAAAATCACTCTAAAATTCTTGATTTCTAATAAAGTTCTCTgaggaaaatacacaaaaggtAAAATATCCTCACATTTTTTATGCTAAAAGGCATCATTTCAaggagtggggggggggggggggggggggaaacaaCCAATAATCAACAGTGGAGAGGTCAGACTACTCACAGTTCATGTAGATGGTGGTGTTGGCGTACAGCGTCTTTCGAAACACTGCATCTTGTGTCTGAAACCACAACAGACACAAGTCAGTCGGCCGCTGTTTGGGCTCTGATCTTAAAACTCAGAGAGATAAACGTCAAaatcagtccacacagcagctcATCTCAGATCACGATACATTCTCAGCTTTACATATTATTGTAGCTGTAAGATATAACAAGTAAGACTAATCGTATGTTTGAGAACAGCTGCTCTGACTGTCCTGCACTCACTGGGACATGAATGTAGAACAAGACAAGCATAGAAAACAAGTGGGATGATTTTACTTCACAGAGAGCACAATGTCTCCCatcttatatttattttactctgaaatAACTTGACTCTGGTGctctaaaagtaaaaaacaatctaaacatttctggactggactgagcccCAAACGTCTTCAAATCtctttaagttttattttgatttattaattttaaaattacGCAGTTGACAGTTTAAAATCTCAAGTTTTCAACATCTCAGCAACGACCCGATCCAATAACATGCAACATAAATTTATTTTCTCACACCCGATTCAGGCAAATGAGCTGCACTGAAAGATTATTGTCACTGCCAATgagtctgctgattattttcctgtttatttGATTAGTTTCTTGGtttaaaaaaggtcagaaaattCTGAAAACTGTAATTCAGTGTTGAACAAAGCCCACAATGACAAATGTGTTGTTCTGTCTACAACCCAAACATGTCAAATTCAGTTTACTTtcataaaggaggaaagaaaccagaaaatattcagatttcagAAGCTGGAATGAGatcattttgttctttaaaaatatattacactGACTAATTGATTGTCAAAACAGTTGGTGATTTATTTAACACAACTAATTTCTGCAGCTGTAGTTATTCTagctttatgtttttgttttaatgcttctctgttttatagaagaaaaataattctgaattgctaaaaaaaaacacacttgtcTAAAATAAATGAGTGTTCACAGCTAAATTAGTCTGAATAAACTGCTCTAAAACAACAATCACAATGCTTTATATCAGAGTGGCAGAGTAGCAGTgtctctgtatttttactagTAGCTCTTTTAGCTCCTGATATATTTTAAACCGTATCAGACAGCAGCTCTTAGGTTACTCTGAGGCATGTTTCTCTTTCTGGAGGGACTAACCATAATATTTTGAACAGCAGAGCCTCTGTCATCCACTAATATGATAACAGGTAAAACCAGTTTCAACTTAACCACAACATGAAGCCTTATTAAAGGTTATTTTTTGTTGACAGTGTGTTATACTCTTCCTTTCATTACAACACACCTGCACATACCGTTATGTCCTGACATCACTTGGCTTCACTCAGTTCCACTGGTAGCATGTTACTTTTTACCGTTATATGATAGTTAACATGCAGATTTGTCAGGATAAATTGTGATAAAGTATAAATGAGAAGTTAACCTTGTCAGACTCATGAACACACAGCTGTCAGACCCACAGCTGTGCCTCTGACAGCTGGAGCAGACACCGGACAGGTGCGTTGCTAGGAGCTAGTTAGCTTACCGGCTAGCAGCTGCTATATCACATTTAGATCGGCAGACTGTTTTACAGCCGCTAAAAGGCGGAACACTCACCGAGTTGATGTCCACGCTCCACACGGAGACCTCTGCCGCTGTCCCGGGACGGAGAACGAGAGCGAAAAGGAGCGAACATAATAACGGATGCGCCGGAGCATCTGGCATCTTCATTTGTGCGTCTACTACGGTCACAGTCGTATCCGCCTCCAGTTCCGGGAGCCGCACTTCCGGTTCTGACCGCCGGGGGGCGACGCCGTTACCATTAGCAACCACGTTAGCAACTGGTGTTAGCTTCTGATGCTAAAGGGACACAGTGTGTtgataatatttaaatataagataaaataataaataacatttgttattaattttttaatcaataatagtaataaaacgATTCCTAGTGTGAAGTAGTACAATAATGCTTCTGTTACGTTTCTGTCATATACATATATTACCAAAATGTGGAACATTCTGATAACAATGTTCAGAGGATGTTTCTGGTGGATACTACAAAATACCGTTGTATGATAACAGATAGCTTTATTAGAAAACGCTGTTCTTGAAAACATAATTTTCTACTATAAAACACAGGTTTATGATAATACAAGGACCTTTTAAGACCGACATTCAAAGTGTTTTCCAAATGTTGTTTCAGATGATTTTTATAAATTGTTCCTGTATGAACAAAGTGGAGCATTCTGCATACCATATTCTGAGAATGTGTTCAGGAACTAATTATAGAACATTCTTCCATAAAGCGTAAAAAGGAAGCATGTTCTCTATGTAGCAATGAAATAAAAGGTTTTAAGATGTTATCGGGGCCTCAGATTAATTTCTTCAGTTCTGGGGgtgttttggggatgttgtaGGATGTTCGTCTATAAAACATTCTCCCAATGTTCcattgtaaaaaagaaagaacattcTCGcaccaacattcaaaaaatatttttcacacCACATGGGTAGAAATTTAGATATTGTACAGAGTCTTCTATACGTGGAAATATGTGGAATATTGCACTGATTTTAGTAAAAACCGAGTctttattgatattttaaatgtttctaatgTATTAATTTTTGGTTCTTCATGGAATAAAATATTTACCTTGTGGCATTCTGTAATTTTGATAACATTATGTGACGTTAGCAAAGATGGAAAAACTATGGCAAATAACAGGTGGATCAAAGCTTAACACACAGCTGCTgcacattattttgaaaatccaCACGGAAGTGCTGTTGTATTGCACGTCGGCTGGCTTGATGGTGTCACTTCCTGCATGTGATCTGTGCAGCTCCTCGTCCTGTCAGTGTCAGGAGGAGAAACGAGTTTAAACCTGAAGAATAATGAAGCTGCTCCTAATAGAAGAAGAACACAGGCGACAGTGAGGTTTAATTCTGCTGAACATGGAAGAGAACCAGAATGTTGTCAGGTACAAACAGCTGTTTACTCTCCTGGTGACCTCTGACATTCACATGGAGCTTCAGTTAGTGTGTTTATAAATGCAGCCTGTTTGTTGACTGGAGGATTAAAAACccatctggctgctgctgctgttagcttTATGACAGATTCTGTCCATTTAACCATCATTTGTGGTATTTTATTCTTGCAAAAACAACTTTACAGCTAAAATTACGTGTTGTGAGAGTCATTTACTGTACCTGTTATGaacatatttaattttcttcctgcttATTTCTCAGTGTCGTCCCTGAAGATGAAGGCAAAGGCAAGTTCAAGAAGAGCGAGCATGTTGCTTTTTACAGGTATGTAGAAAACTTAAAGAATTTGCAAGTACAATACATATAGAAACGTGACAAACTGAAGGGAAATTCTGTCTCTGTTATGAGACTTATCTGGCATGGTTTGGGCCCAGTTGTCTTCTCAGAGGTAGAAGTTTCTGCAAATCAATCAGCTGTTATGATGCAACAGATGAACAACCACATGaatgtcttgtcttttttttttttaaacaccaaaAAAGGGAACATCTTTCAGAGGAATTACAGCCAAGGAAGCTGTTCTGGAGGCCCACCAACTCATCGACAGTTTCtgttagggctgcacagtggtatagtggtttgcactttcaccatgtagcaagaagatcctcagttcaaatcctgggatctttctgcatggagtttgcatgttctccctgtacatgcgtgggttttctcc
This is a stretch of genomic DNA from Acanthochromis polyacanthus isolate Apoly-LR-REF ecotype Palm Island chromosome 1, KAUST_Apoly_ChrSc, whole genome shotgun sequence. It encodes these proteins:
- the LOC110967427 gene encoding transmembrane protein 87A; translated protein: MKMPDAPAHPLLCSLLFALVLRPGTAAEVSVWSVDINSTQDAVFRKTLYANTTIYMNFQGDPASCDRALAFNISWYLRSSVCYNEVFNTPDNKARNMFGMDHMLKDGWSGFYSQGYMFFENCSSLFAPKAYYTDFNPYQPLSSPKSDPSNQSLTWPDKPDQSAVAKAWEDSPYLFIVKVQCLFRSPEDEDIAAEQLNFAFTMKVEMKGPHDYSSPADWPQMMFFMVMCIVYVLFGALWLFWCACYWRDLLRIQFWIGAVIILGMLEKAVFYSEYQSIRYKGDYVLGAVIFAELLSALKRSLARILVLIVSLGYGIVKPRLGTTVHRLVAVGLLYLLFSSVEGVLRVTGGFYGTVALVANLSLSLIDSCVMWWIFISLSQTTRLLKLRRNVVKLSLYQHFTNTLIFSVVASIIFIIWTTKVFKLVDCQRGWRDLWVDDAFWRLLFSTILLVIMVLLRPSANSQRFSHSPLIDEDDEEDEAKEPMLNEAFEGMKMRGSKPDTNGSQKLLSKEDEDLKWVEENIPTTVADVALPVMLDEEEEILKTKMERSKME